Proteins encoded in a region of the Psychromicrobium lacuslunae genome:
- a CDS encoding dihydrodipicolinate synthase family protein: MTQPQTEPQPWRGVNVATTLPFKDDLSVDYEAYADHVRFLASSGVDGVAPNGSLGEYQTLTLEERHRVVEVAIEAAPQGFNVIPGVASYGAQESVRLTEHAAEAGAAAVMLLPPNAYRADAESIIDHYRRVAAVGLPILAYNNPIDTKVDLSPEILAQLHQEGLIVSVKEFSGDVRRAYETREYAPNLDVLIGSDDVVLELGIAGAVGWIAGYTNAIPESTVELYRLSTSQEPEDWKKALTIYRDLHPLLRWDSKTEFVQAIKLSQDVTGRKGGITRPPRLELPEPIKQRIISDTEAVLSKGYK; encoded by the coding sequence ATGACACAGCCACAAACAGAGCCCCAGCCCTGGCGCGGGGTTAACGTCGCCACCACTCTGCCGTTCAAGGATGACCTTTCCGTCGACTATGAAGCCTATGCGGACCACGTCCGGTTCCTAGCCTCCTCTGGTGTCGATGGGGTTGCCCCTAATGGTTCGCTCGGCGAATACCAAACCCTGACTCTTGAAGAACGTCATCGGGTGGTCGAAGTTGCGATTGAAGCGGCGCCCCAAGGTTTTAACGTGATTCCCGGAGTGGCTTCCTACGGCGCTCAGGAAAGCGTGCGGCTGACCGAGCACGCCGCCGAGGCTGGTGCGGCCGCGGTAATGCTGCTGCCACCGAATGCTTACCGGGCAGATGCCGAGTCCATTATTGATCACTACCGCCGGGTTGCTGCAGTTGGACTGCCGATTTTGGCTTACAACAACCCGATTGACACCAAGGTCGACCTTTCCCCTGAGATTCTCGCGCAGCTGCATCAGGAGGGACTTATCGTCTCGGTCAAGGAATTTTCCGGTGATGTGCGCCGAGCCTACGAAACCCGTGAGTACGCGCCTAATCTCGATGTGCTGATCGGCTCAGACGACGTCGTGCTCGAGCTGGGCATTGCCGGCGCGGTCGGCTGGATTGCCGGCTACACCAACGCGATTCCGGAGTCGACGGTGGAGCTCTACCGGCTCTCGACCTCCCAGGAGCCGGAGGATTGGAAGAAGGCGCTGACCATTTACCGCGATCTGCACCCGCTGCTGCGCTGGGATTCCAAAACTGAGTTCGTACAGGCTATAAAGCTTTCCCAGGACGTGACCGGACGCAAAGGCGGCATTACCCGTCCGCCGCGGCTTGAGTTGCCGGAGCCGATCAAGCAGCGGATCATTTCCGACACCGAAGCTGTGCTCTCCAAGGGCTACAAATAG
- a CDS encoding DUF1801 domain-containing protein produces the protein MNAKSKQNKTVENDASVQLFLDSVQDPVRRADAETLVSLMTEVTGVQPKMWGNAIIGFGRNHYKYESGREGDQPAVGFSPRKANLSIYALSHTDTSRAALARLGKHKTSVACLYVNRLEQIDLEVLKELVKECFELYNEV, from the coding sequence ATGAACGCTAAATCAAAGCAGAACAAAACTGTCGAAAATGACGCCTCGGTACAGTTATTCCTCGATTCAGTGCAGGACCCGGTGCGTCGCGCGGATGCCGAAACATTGGTGTCGCTGATGACCGAGGTAACCGGAGTGCAGCCGAAAATGTGGGGCAATGCCATCATCGGCTTTGGCCGTAATCACTATAAGTATGAAAGTGGCCGCGAAGGCGATCAGCCAGCGGTCGGGTTTTCACCCCGCAAAGCCAATCTGTCGATCTACGCTCTCAGCCACACCGACACTTCCCGGGCAGCCTTAGCGCGCTTGGGAAAACACAAGACCAGTGTTGCCTGCCTCTACGTCAACCGGCTCGAGCAGATTGACCTTGAGGTACTCAAGGAACTGGTCAAAGAATGCTTTGAGCTCTACAACGAGGTCTGA
- a CDS encoding single-stranded DNA-binding protein, protein MAGETTITVVGNLTNDPELRFTPSGSAVANFTIASTPRTFDRNSNEWKDGETLFLRASVWREAAENVAESLTKGTRVIVTGRLKSRSYETKEGEKRTVIELEVDEIGPSLRYANAKVNRTQRSNSGAQGGGNFGGNGGFGGGNSGGNSGWGAPGQQSAPADDPWAAPASGNSGWGNGPDSSEPPF, encoded by the coding sequence CATTACCGTGGTTGGCAACTTGACCAACGATCCGGAGTTGCGGTTCACGCCGTCCGGTTCTGCGGTGGCCAACTTCACCATTGCATCCACCCCGCGTACATTCGATCGAAATTCGAATGAGTGGAAGGACGGCGAAACGCTGTTCTTGCGCGCTTCGGTGTGGCGTGAGGCTGCCGAGAACGTAGCCGAGTCCCTCACTAAGGGAACTCGCGTTATTGTTACCGGCCGCTTGAAATCACGTTCCTACGAAACCAAAGAGGGCGAGAAGCGTACCGTTATCGAACTTGAGGTCGATGAAATCGGCCCCTCGTTGCGATACGCCAATGCCAAGGTGAATCGCACTCAGCGCTCCAATTCAGGAGCGCAGGGCGGCGGGAACTTTGGTGGCAACGGTGGCTTCGGCGGAGGTAACTCCGGCGGAAACTCGGGTTGGGGAGCACCAGGACAGCAGTCCGCTCCCGCCGACGATCCTTGGGCCGCTCCCGCTTCCGGTAACTCCGGTTGGGGCAACGGCCCGGATTCGTCCGAACCGCCCTTCTAA
- a CDS encoding C1 family peptidase: protein MNKNRFFSALAVVTAALTLASGAGLAQAAPTTALVQRGAHSVEVYGHGFNFKAAAADQAKLAKKPAAELKFAAAPTSYSLKQYAVTPGNQGRIGSCVTWATGYAGYGILMNEANAQGGPMAPIFIYSQIVDEYNDGEDSGTWASIALPMEKERGIDTKAHYNSDVNDYQTLPTASQKANALNYKLGSFTNLTNADRKAGIKAAISQGHPVPIGFRGRSNFEGLDSSNSYYDPSQGTLLDWGHEVTVVGYDANGVTVQNSWGTGWGNGGFFTAPWSWITSSDVNEVHSMDSLAFS, encoded by the coding sequence ATGAACAAAAACAGGTTTTTCTCCGCTCTCGCAGTTGTCACTGCTGCGCTGACTCTGGCATCGGGCGCAGGGCTTGCCCAAGCAGCACCGACAACAGCTCTCGTGCAGCGCGGAGCACACTCCGTGGAGGTCTATGGCCACGGCTTCAATTTCAAGGCAGCCGCAGCAGATCAGGCCAAGCTGGCAAAGAAGCCAGCTGCTGAGCTGAAGTTCGCTGCCGCTCCGACGTCCTACTCGCTCAAGCAGTACGCCGTGACCCCGGGCAATCAGGGCAGAATTGGTTCCTGCGTTACCTGGGCCACCGGATATGCAGGCTATGGCATCTTGATGAATGAAGCGAACGCCCAGGGCGGCCCGATGGCTCCGATTTTCATCTACTCGCAAATCGTCGATGAATACAATGACGGCGAGGATTCGGGGACCTGGGCTTCCATCGCTTTGCCAATGGAGAAGGAACGCGGCATTGATACCAAGGCGCACTACAACTCTGACGTCAATGACTATCAGACATTGCCAACCGCTAGCCAGAAGGCAAATGCCCTGAACTACAAGCTGGGCAGCTTCACCAACCTGACCAATGCTGACCGCAAGGCCGGCATTAAGGCCGCCATCTCGCAAGGTCACCCGGTGCCGATTGGCTTCCGGGGGCGAAGCAACTTCGAGGGCCTTGACTCCAGTAATTCCTATTACGACCCGTCACAGGGAACCCTCCTGGATTGGGGTCATGAAGTGACCGTTGTAGGCTACGACGCCAATGGCGTCACCGTGCAGAACAGCTGGGGCACCGGCTGGGGTAACGGCGGCTTCTTCACCGCACCGTGGTCCTGGATCACCAGCAGCGACGTGAACGAAGTTCATTCGATGGATTCACTAGCTTTCAGCTAA
- the dnaB gene encoding replicative DNA helicase, producing the protein MSVTSPDASPSSLREPDFARTPPQDLVAEQSVLGGMLLSKDAIADVVEVLRGQDFYRPAHENIYEAVLDLYGRGEPADAVTVADELTKRGEISKVGGPAYLHQLIQSVPTAANAGFYAQIVSERAVLRRLVNAGTKIVQLGYSNDGEVEDIVNAAQAEVFAVAERRAAEDYVPLGEVMESAMDEIEAAGHRGEGMVGVPTGFYDLDDLTHGLHPGQMIVIAARPAVGKSTFALDIARSAAIKNKMATVFFSLEMSRTEIAMRLMSAEATIQLQDLRKGTVKDEQWAKIAKVMGPLNEAPLFIDDSPNMSLMEIRAKCRRLKQQHDLKLVVLDYLQLMSSGKRVESRQQEVSEFSRALKLLAKELGVPVIALSQLNRGSEQRNDKKPMVSDLRESGSIEQDADMVILLHREDIYDKESSRAGEADVIVAKHRNGPTKTIVVGFQGHYSRFSNMAPDAGGGM; encoded by the coding sequence ATGTCCGTCACGAGTCCCGATGCCTCGCCAAGCTCACTTCGTGAGCCAGATTTCGCCCGCACGCCGCCTCAAGACCTGGTCGCCGAGCAGAGCGTATTGGGCGGCATGCTGCTCTCCAAGGATGCCATTGCTGATGTCGTCGAGGTGCTGCGAGGGCAAGACTTCTACCGACCAGCCCACGAAAACATCTACGAAGCGGTGCTCGATCTTTACGGGCGCGGAGAACCAGCTGATGCCGTGACGGTTGCGGATGAGCTAACCAAACGCGGTGAGATCTCCAAAGTCGGTGGTCCCGCCTATTTGCATCAGCTCATTCAATCGGTGCCGACAGCGGCGAACGCCGGGTTTTACGCTCAGATTGTCAGCGAGCGTGCGGTACTGCGGCGTTTGGTCAATGCTGGCACCAAGATCGTGCAGCTTGGCTACAGTAATGACGGCGAGGTTGAAGACATTGTCAATGCCGCGCAGGCTGAGGTCTTCGCGGTCGCCGAACGCCGGGCCGCGGAAGATTATGTACCGCTCGGTGAGGTAATGGAATCGGCGATGGACGAGATCGAAGCCGCCGGCCATCGCGGTGAGGGAATGGTGGGGGTGCCCACTGGCTTCTATGACCTCGATGATCTGACGCACGGCCTGCACCCGGGACAGATGATCGTTATTGCCGCCCGCCCGGCCGTCGGTAAATCGACTTTCGCACTGGACATTGCCCGGTCCGCGGCAATTAAGAACAAGATGGCCACCGTCTTCTTCTCGCTCGAAATGAGCCGCACCGAAATCGCAATGCGTTTAATGAGTGCCGAGGCCACCATTCAGCTTCAGGATTTGCGTAAGGGCACGGTCAAAGACGAACAGTGGGCGAAGATCGCCAAGGTGATGGGTCCCCTGAATGAAGCTCCGCTTTTCATTGACGACAGCCCGAATATGTCACTGATGGAAATCCGAGCAAAGTGCCGGCGCCTCAAGCAGCAACATGACCTGAAGCTAGTGGTTCTGGATTACCTGCAGTTGATGTCATCGGGAAAGCGTGTTGAGTCGCGTCAGCAAGAAGTATCTGAATTTTCTCGGGCCTTGAAGTTGTTGGCCAAGGAACTCGGGGTGCCGGTGATCGCGCTATCTCAGCTGAACCGTGGCTCCGAGCAGCGTAATGACAAGAAGCCGATGGTATCCGACCTACGTGAATCGGGTTCCATTGAGCAGGACGCGGATATGGTGATCCTGCTGCATCGTGAGGATATCTACGATAAGGAATCCTCGCGAGCGGGTGAGGCTGATGTGATTGTCGCCAAGCACCGTAATGGCCCGACTAAAACCATCGTGGTCGGCTTCCAAGGACACTATTCCAGATTCTCCAATATGGCACCCGACGCCGGTGGCGGGATGTAG
- the rplI gene encoding 50S ribosomal protein L9: MAKLILTHEVTGLGAAGDIVEVKNGYARNYLLPRGFALAWSKGGEKQVESIKAARAAREHASVEAAQTQAAALSAAPVRLEVKAGASGRLFGTVKAEDVAKAVEAAGLGSIDKRKVELPAHIKSTGKYQANVRLHEDVSAVIDLNVVASR; encoded by the coding sequence ATGGCAAAGCTCATTTTGACCCACGAAGTAACTGGTCTTGGTGCCGCTGGCGACATCGTCGAGGTGAAGAACGGTTACGCCCGTAACTACCTGCTGCCTCGCGGTTTCGCGCTTGCTTGGAGCAAGGGCGGTGAGAAGCAGGTTGAGTCCATCAAGGCTGCTCGTGCCGCTCGTGAGCACGCTTCGGTTGAAGCCGCTCAGACCCAGGCTGCAGCACTTTCCGCTGCCCCGGTGCGTCTCGAGGTGAAGGCTGGTGCTTCCGGTCGTCTCTTCGGCACTGTCAAGGCTGAGGACGTTGCAAAAGCTGTTGAGGCCGCTGGCCTGGGCAGCATTGACAAGCGCAAGGTCGAACTTCCCGCTCACATTAAGAGCACCGGGAAGTACCAGGCGAACGTTCGTCTGCACGAGGACGTTTCCGCTGTTATCGATCTGAATGTTGTTGCTTCGCGATAA
- a CDS encoding C1 family peptidase: MKRRSFFSTLAVATTALALASGAGLAQAATTAPAIQPSTQHSIDSAGKIHGHGFDVQAAKKAHANKPAPELKFAAAPASYSLKQYTLSPGDQGPVGSCVTWATGYTGYGILMNEAKAKGAPMAPMFIYSQIVKEYNNGQDNGTYAAIALKMEKERGIDTQSDYTQGTTNYKTLPTAAQKANALHYKLGSYTDLTNSDRKAGIKAAISQGHPVAIGFSGRDNFDGLDSDNSYYDPSEGELAGWGHEVTVIGYDANGVTVQNSWGTGWGDGGFFTAPWSWITGSDVDEVNSMNTLALS; the protein is encoded by the coding sequence ATGAAACGACGTAGTTTCTTCTCTACCCTCGCCGTTGCCACCACCGCGCTGGCTTTGGCCTCGGGGGCGGGCCTGGCTCAGGCAGCCACCACCGCACCAGCTATTCAGCCCAGCACCCAGCACAGCATCGACTCCGCGGGCAAGATCCATGGTCATGGCTTTGATGTCCAGGCTGCAAAGAAGGCTCACGCCAACAAGCCAGCGCCGGAACTCAAATTCGCGGCAGCACCGGCATCATATTCGCTCAAGCAGTACACCCTTTCTCCCGGCGATCAAGGACCTGTCGGCTCTTGCGTCACCTGGGCCACCGGCTACACCGGCTACGGCATTCTGATGAATGAAGCTAAGGCAAAAGGCGCCCCGATGGCCCCGATGTTCATCTACTCCCAGATCGTTAAGGAATACAACAACGGCCAGGATAACGGTACCTACGCCGCCATAGCGCTGAAGATGGAGAAGGAACGCGGTATCGATACCCAGTCTGACTACACTCAGGGCACTACCAACTACAAGACCCTGCCGACCGCGGCACAGAAGGCCAATGCCCTGCACTACAAGCTCGGCAGCTACACCGACCTGACTAACTCTGACCGCAAGGCTGGCATCAAGGCTGCTATCTCCCAGGGGCACCCGGTGGCCATTGGCTTCTCGGGCCGCGATAACTTCGATGGCCTAGATTCGGATAACTCCTACTACGATCCCTCCGAGGGCGAGTTAGCCGGCTGGGGTCACGAAGTGACCGTTATCGGCTACGACGCCAACGGCGTCACCGTGCAGAACAGCTGGGGCACCGGCTGGGGTGACGGCGGCTTCTTCACCGCACCGTGGTCCTGGATCACCGGCAGCGACGTCGATGAGGTCAACTCAATGAACACCTTGGCGCTCAGCTAA
- the rpsR gene encoding 30S ribosomal protein S18, with translation MAKAEIRKPKPKSNPLKAADVTVIDYKDVALLRKFISDRGKIRARRVTGVTVQEQRKIALAIKNAREVALLPYSGAGRGN, from the coding sequence ATGGCTAAGGCTGAAATTCGCAAGCCCAAACCAAAGTCCAACCCCTTGAAGGCCGCTGACGTCACCGTCATCGACTACAAGGACGTCGCATTGCTGCGCAAGTTCATCTCCGACCGCGGAAAGATCCGTGCTCGTCGCGTCACCGGCGTGACCGTGCAGGAGCAGCGCAAGATCGCTTTGGCGATCAAGAACGCCCGCGAAGTTGCACTGCTGCCCTACTCGGGCGCCGGCCGCGGCAACTAA
- a CDS encoding proline racemase family protein — protein MQFTAESRFETVESHTEGMPTRVVVNGVGVLPGETMAERREWFMKHADQLRTFLMYEPRGHAAMSGAILQPPTRDDADFGVLFIEVSGCLPMCGHGTIGVATVLLETGLVEAVEPVTTIRLDTPAGLVVAEVAVSGKKATSVTIRNVPSFAYQLDARVSVPGLGEVKYDLAFGGNFYAIVELESLGLPFDRAAKDQLLAAGLDIMAAINEQNQPVHPQRPDIVGCHHVYLQAADSTAQHSRHAMAIHPGWFDRSPCGTGTSARMAQLHARGELPLNQEFVNESFIGTRFIGKLVEETTVGSFPAVLPTVTGRAWITGTAEYRLDPSDPFPEGFLL, from the coding sequence GTGCAGTTCACTGCGGAAAGCCGTTTTGAAACAGTGGAATCGCATACCGAAGGTATGCCTACCAGAGTGGTTGTCAACGGGGTAGGTGTACTCCCCGGTGAGACCATGGCCGAACGTCGCGAATGGTTCATGAAGCATGCTGATCAGCTGCGTACCTTCCTGATGTACGAGCCGCGCGGCCATGCGGCCATGAGCGGTGCCATTTTGCAACCGCCAACGCGGGATGACGCAGACTTCGGTGTGCTTTTTATTGAGGTTTCTGGCTGCTTGCCGATGTGTGGCCATGGCACCATCGGGGTGGCCACGGTATTGCTGGAAACCGGTCTGGTTGAGGCGGTCGAGCCGGTCACCACGATCCGGCTAGACACCCCGGCCGGATTAGTGGTGGCCGAGGTGGCGGTATCCGGCAAGAAGGCCACCTCGGTGACCATCCGCAATGTGCCGTCCTTTGCTTATCAACTGGATGCACGGGTGAGCGTTCCTGGTCTTGGCGAGGTTAAGTATGATCTTGCTTTTGGCGGGAACTTCTACGCCATCGTTGAGCTTGAATCGCTCGGTCTGCCTTTCGACCGCGCTGCCAAGGATCAGCTATTAGCTGCCGGTCTGGACATTATGGCCGCCATTAATGAACAGAATCAGCCGGTGCATCCGCAACGGCCAGATATTGTCGGCTGCCATCACGTCTACCTGCAGGCGGCTGACTCCACAGCGCAGCATTCCCGGCACGCGATGGCCATTCACCCGGGTTGGTTCGACCGCTCCCCTTGTGGCACCGGCACCAGTGCCAGGATGGCGCAACTGCATGCCCGGGGCGAATTGCCGCTCAATCAGGAGTTTGTGAACGAGTCTTTCATCGGAACCCGTTTCATCGGGAAGCTGGTGGAAGAAACCACCGTCGGTAGCTTTCCCGCGGTGCTGCCCACAGTCACCGGCCGGGCCTGGATTACCGGCACCGCCGAATACCGCCTCGATCCCAGTGATCCGTTTCCGGAAGGCTTCTTGCTTTAG